The following coding sequences are from one Anolis sagrei isolate rAnoSag1 chromosome 6, rAnoSag1.mat, whole genome shotgun sequence window:
- the LOC132783220 gene encoding histone H2B 5-like translates to MPEPAKSAPAAKKGSKKAITKTQKKGDKKRRKSRKESYSIYVYKVLKQVHPDTGISSKAMSIMNSFVNDIFERIAGEASRLAHYNKRSTITSREIQTAVRLLLPGELAKHAVSEGTKAVTKYTSSK, encoded by the coding sequence ATGCCTGAGCCAGCGAAGTCAGCGCCTGCAGCCAAGAAAGGGTCGAAGAAGGCGATCACGAAGACCCAGAAGAAGGGCGACAAGAAGCGCAGAAAGAGCCGCAAGGAGAGCTACTCCATCTATGTCTACAAGGTGCTGAAGCAGGTCCACCCGGACACGGGCATCTCCTCCAAGGCCATGAGCATCATGAACTCCTTTGTCAATGACATCTTTGAGCGCATCGCCGGTGAGGCCTCCCGCCTGGCGCACTACAACAAGCGCTCCACCATCACTTCTCGCGAGATCCAGACCGCCGTCCGCCTCCTGCTTCCCGGGGAGCTGGCCAAGCACGCCGTCTCGGAGGGCACCAAGGCCGTCACCAAGTACACCAGCTCCAAGTAA